One Cryptomeria japonica chromosome 9, Sugi_1.0, whole genome shotgun sequence genomic window carries:
- the LOC131073923 gene encoding cysteine-tryptophan domain-containing zinc finger protein 7: protein MLCSFDNCGGGFGNVVAKQRGVVGSGRMEDNELEEGEASCAFYNDFDPDVALSYIDDKIHDVLGHFQKEFEGGVSAENLGAKYGGYGSFLPTHQRSPSVLLQPRTPAIVQNYSMQNLPNEGTVERMRSAAAISGGGANPSKAGSLANHALSAPAAFTADMVNKGDMPNNAMKGSKEMSPLKRCSVAKNTSGNEQNKIPLLRFKVPTDSVQRSKSSAIYSGLGLDNSPSSSFEDSPEDRQESSPGDEYSPVQSPTSIIQIMTSYRIPGGSLLSPLREDLQKLPERYDKASARDAKNRTIKAELQEAHATNRNEFDSAMDFQGPKERKGRSDEKHGKYTEVKKENDTEIGKNATNNPKKDLDFENKTGKDFGSSNLKFPIKSFSKEYHHERTEREVMGDSGKEKIKGSILPKEGLKVGPKDKVFRSDLPKNELKEVDGNMDFSRATKSDVRPMPPSGKLECKEKEICQVKEVRKGSACRDCATDIKKLAKETGMDSKSNDFSKDLTGYKEWNEQKDATNEMSKDKVVGKDFTDEIASLHKENEKEHVTTNKKKQKDMNRKNSSSKESSKEKSRDLTRSSYKDSRKDKHKHGKDSLTSEAFGESMKAHKELKQAPYKDFQRDHIKDVEQEQSRNRKDSVDVYRKDSMKEPRFESMERGCSRAPEREKEREHNLTKVPSSKKLDHASTSEVHVSNAAISHSLLGGMMGTDPGLLPVAAVLINENWVQCDACEKWRLLPPGVDPTFLPQKWLCRMLDWLPSMNRCEFTEDETTQAVRALNGQQPVQCQLDASRGQFQPPGAPASAPVLDIKQAEPSHDMKALKSSNISSNCKKGQVQRTIVSAPGSTNPPNSISKKTKQSSIKSKSLNDVVQPSLEQVQGSTGLSHQAIKGNDSLIEAQKFKQKEKLKMRQNISDEVGYDTGEGSTPRLKAKRKSEGELDVHKHLKKSKAKETAGINEDSFEKNGLKNIIGTPVKISGVKSKKYNDSSSPKQMREGVSAMDKTFRDQVQTSLETDSRGTYSGFESGKVDRRDMIAKKRKMKEWKDSQQEGLPDQEYVKDCRGIAKEAGSETEYRRDKKVKALKSEGKESSASKADKKGKVTRILVASSKDQLANGLDEQSRGSYEKDHEWSQPRVQGVARRVSNGMDMLKRETGYAQPFVAATSSSSKISCSLKNLANIQEVRGSPVESVSSSPMRISKVEKPSLIGRNGLGVEDSIDGDFPCFASPRRFSDCEGDTQSDRSAPVKKIKGSCSELPGSHESCKAFESSLLNSGKVDDSHDRDEKLFSDVNIKDKKSYQMYRTGNATDHLVNNCSAVERLSERKDKDRSQEKNRDRYNSDGCQDRKLPREKIVRDHDREREKNPVHIKGKDRIHDSISDSHEELYIHGKDRRSHEGAPETHAHSPYLEPSRGGKEFVDDKRSNKSDKDRRNDIEWSSKTDSRTKKLGEMRRGNQLKHGLDDNTEAMPSDLHAKQNRDFTSKHQNLGVVPRKDGKANMQKSLQHDLSRGGERLSNHGLSDRNVQSETTTRDKLQAVPFLGDKPNLQGHGSATVCMSNRGTRAEGVATDVSYGEFSKVPRESSKADNLSGSLNCRLKPPTSNGVSGRDPEGALSSPVRRESGQTVSSCMKEAKDLKHMADNLKSKGMDRDSTSLYFNAALKFLKAASLMELCNVENARHGEITQSMSVYTDTAKLCEFCAHTYERNKEMAAAALAYKCMGVAHMRVVHSKNLFISRDQHDLQMAFQSAPSGDSPSSSASDVDNLNNHALMDRSAANPGKVAGSPQVPADHVIAARHRAVYARVLQYTRDTIAAVEAFKKSENAFSVANGSLDDASHESAGISAVKRVMDFHFNDIDTLLHLVKRAMDEMSH from the exons ATGCTGTGTAGTTTCGACAATTGTGGCGGGGGCTTTGGTAATGTCGTAGCGAAGCAACGGGGTGTTGTTGGTAGTGGGCGGATGGAGGACAACGAGCTTGAGGAAGGAGAAGCCTCCTGTGCCTTCTATAATGACTTTGACCCTGATGTTGCCCTCTCCTACATT GATGATAAAATACATGATGTTTTGGGTCACTTTCAGAAGGAATTTGAGGGAGGTGTTTCAGCTGAAAATCTTG GGGCAAAATATGGAGGCTATGGCTCATTTTTGCCAACCCATCAGCGGtctccatcagttttgcttcaaccCAGAACTCCTGCCATTGTGCAGAACTATAGTATGCAAAATCTTCCCAATGAAGGGACAGTGGAG CGCATGCGCTCTGCAGCTGCTATCTCAGGGGGTGGTGCCAATCCCTCAAAGGCAGGCTCCTTAGCAAACCATGCATTATCTGCCCCAGCAGCTTTTACTGCTGATATGGTAAACAAGGGTGATATGCCAAATAATGCTATGAAGGGAAGTAAGGAAATGTCTCCTCTGAAAAGGTGTTCTGTAGCTAAGAATACATCTGGCAATGAACAAAATAAGATCCCACTATTACGGTTTAAGGTGCCTACTGACTCTGTTCAGCGCAGTAAGAGCTCTGCAATCTACAGTGGGTTAGGTCTCGATAATtctccatcatcatcatttgaGGATAGTCCTGAGGACAGACAGGAAAGCTCACCTGGTGATGAATATTCTCCTGTTCAGTCACCTACTTCTATAATCCAA ATAATGACCTCTTATCGGATTCCTGGAGGTTCCTTGCTTAGTCCTCTTCGTGAAGATCTCCAAAAATTGCCAGAGAGATATGACAAAGCTTCGGCAAGAGATGCTAAAAATAGGACAATTAAGGCAGAGCTGCAGGAAGCACATGCAACAAACAGAAATGAGTTTGACTCAGCAATGGATTTCCAAGGCCCAAAGGAAAGGAAAGGGAGGTCGGATGAGAAACATGGTAAATATACAGAAGTAAAGAAGGAGAATGATACTGAAATTGGGAAAAATGCTACAAATAATCCAAAAAAGGATTTGGATTTCGAGAACAAAACGGGAAAAGATTTTGGTTCTAGTAATTTGAAATTTCCAATAAAGTCCTTTTCAAAGGAATATCATCATGAACGCACAGAAAGGGAAGTGATGGGAGATTcaggaaaagaaaagataaaaggaTCTATTCTGCCAAAAGAAGGATTAAAGGTAGGGCCAAAAGACAAGGTATTCCGGTCTGATTTACCAAAAAATGAATTGAAGGAAGTAGATGGGAATATGGATTTTAGCAGGGCCACGAAGTCAGATGTTAGGCCGATGCCACCATCAGGTAAGCTAGAATGCAAAGAAAAGGAAATTTGTCAAGTGAAAGAAGTTaggaaaggcagtgcctgcagAGATTGTGCAACTGACATTAAGAAATTGGCTAAAGAGACTGGTATGGATAGCAAAAGTAATGATTTTTCAAAAGACCTTACTGGTTACAAAGAATGGAATGAGCAGAAAGATGCAACAAATGAAATGtcaaaagacaaggttgttgggaAGGATTTTACCGATGAAATTGCTAGTTTACACAAGGAAAATGAAAAAGAACATGTCACAACCaataagaaaaaacaaaaagaCATGAACAGAAAAAACAGTTCATCAAAAGAATCATCAAAGGAAAAATCTAGAGATTTGACAAGATCATCATACAAAGATTCAAGAAAAGACAAGCATAAGCATGGAAAGGATTCTTTGACATCTGAAGCATTTGGTGAAAGTATGAAAGCTCACAAAGAATTGAAGCAAGCTCCTTATAAAGACTTCCAAAGGGATCATATTAAAGATGTTGAGCAGGAACAGAGTAGAAATAGAAAAGATTCTGTTGATGTTTATCGAAAGGATAGTATGAAGGAACCAAGATTTGAATCCATGGAAAGAGGATGTTCAAGGGCAcctgaaagagaaaaggagagagagcATAACTTAACAAAGGTACCTTCATCAAAGAAATTAGATCATGCTTCAACTAGTGAAGTCCATGTTTCAAATGCTGCCATTTCCCATTCTTTACTGGGAGGCATGATGGGCACTGATCCAGGATTGCTACCTGTGGCTGCTGTTCTTATAAATGAAAATTGGGTACAGTGTGATGCCTGTGAAAAATGGCGATTGCTTCCTCCTGGGGTGGATCCTACATTTCTTCCTCAAAAATGGCTTTGCCGTATGCTTGATTGGCT GCCTTCGATGAATCGGTGTGAGTTCACTGAAGATGAGACTACACAAGCAGTCCGTGCTTTGAATGGACAACAACCGGTTCAGTGCCAGTTAGATGCAAGCAGAGGGCAATTTCAACCTCCAGGAGCTCCAGCTTCTGCACCTGTCCTTGATATTAAACAAGCTGAGCCAAGTCATGATATGAAAGCTCTGAAGTCCAGTAATATTTCTAGCAATTGTAAGAAAGGACAAGTACAGAGGACAATTGTCAGTGCCCCAGGCTCAACAAACCCTCCAAATTCTATTTCAAAAAAGACTAAGCAGAGCTCAATAAAGAGTAAGAGCTTGAATGATGTAGTTCAACCATCTCTTGAACAAGTTCAGGGCAGCACGGGTCTATCACACCAAGCAATTAAAGGGAATGATTCTTTAATAGAAGCACAGAAAttcaaacaaaaggaaaaattaaaaatgaGACAAAATATATCTGATGAAG TTGGATATGATACTGGAGAAGGAAGTACACCCAGATTAAAAGCTAAGCGTAAGAGTGAAGGTGAACTTGATGTGCATAAGCATCTCAAAAAAAGCAAGGCAAAAGAGACTGCAGGCATCAATGAAGATTCATTTGAAAAAAATGGTCTTAAAAATATCATCGGTACTCCAGTCAAAATATCAGGCGTGAAATCAAAGAAATACAATGATAGCTCTTCTCCAAAACAAATGAGAGAAGGTGTATCAGCTATGGATAAAACTTTCAGGGACCAAGTTCAGACATCATTAGAAACTGATAGCAGAGGAACTTACAGTGGCTTTGAATCAGGAAAAGTTGATAGAAGGGATATGATAGCTAAGAAGAGGAAAATGAAAGAATGGAAAGATAGCCAACAAGAAGGCCTTCCAGATCAAGAATATGTAAAAGATTGTAGAGGTATTGCAAAAGAAGCGGGAAGTGAAACTGAATATAGAAGGGACAAGAAAGTAAAGGCTTTAAAATCGGAGGGAAAGGAGTCCAGTGCAAGCAAAGCAGATAAGAAAGGAAAAGTGACTAGAATCCTGGTAgcttcttccaaagatcaattGGCTAATGGACTGGATGAGCAGAGTAGAGGTAGCTACGAGAAAGATCATGAATGGAGTCAACCTAGAGTACAAGGTGTTGCCCGAAGGGTGTCAAATGGTATGGATATGTTGAAAAGGGAGACTGGATACGCACAACCTTTTGTTGCTGCAACATCAAGTTCCTCAAAGATTTCATGTTCTCTCAAAAACTTGGCCAACATTCAGGAAGTAAGAGGATCTCCTGTGGAATCGGTTTCCTCATCACCAATGAGGATATCGAAAGTGGAAAAACCGTCTCTAATTGGAAGAAATGGTTTAGGAGTGGAAGATTCAATTGATGGTGATTTTCCTTGTTTTGCCAGTCCAAGAAGATTTTCTGATTGTGAAGGTGACACACAAAGTGACCGCTCAGCACCGGTTAAGAAGATAAAGGGTTCCTGTTCTGAACTACCTGGCTCACATGAGAGTTGCAAGGCATTTGAATCTTCTCTTTTGAATTCAGGAAAGGTTGATGACAGTCATGACAGAGATGAAAAACTTTTTTCTGATGTCAATATCAAAGACAAGAAGTCTTACCAGATGTATAGAACTGGCAATGCTACTGATCATTTAGTTAATAATTGCAGTGCCGTTGAGCGACTGAGTGAAAGAAAAGATAAGGATCGGTCTCAAGAAAAAAATAGAGATCGCTATAACTCTGATGGTTGTCAGGACAGAAAACTACCAAGGGAAAAAATAGTTAGGGATCAtgacagagaaagggagaaaaatcCTGTACACATAAAAGGAAAAGATAGGATACATGATTCCATCAGTGATAGTCATGAGGAATTATACATTCACGGGAAGGATAGGAGATCACATGAAGGAGCTCCGGAGACTCATGCGCACTCACCTTATCTTGAGCCCTCTAGGGGTGGCAAGGAGTTTGTTGATGATAAGCGGAGCAATAAATCTGATAAGGACAGAAGAAATGATATAGAATGGAGTAGTAAAACTGATTCAAGGACAAAAAAATTGGGTGAAATGAGAAGAGGTAATCAACTGAAACATGGCTTAGATGATAATACAGAAGCTATGCCATCTGATTTACATGCTAAGCAGAACAGAGATTTTACCTCTAAGCACCAAAATTTGGGGGTGGTGCCCAGGAAAGATGGAAAGGCAAATATGCAGAAGAGCTTACAGCATGACCTTTCTCGTGGTGGTGAGAGACTATCTAATCATGGGCTGTCAGATAGAAATGTTCAGTCTGAAACTACTACCAGGGACAAATTGCAAGCCGTTCCATTTCTTGGAGATAAGCCAAATTTACAAGGACATGGTTCTGCAACCGTGTGCATGAGCAACAGAGGTACCCGGGCAGAAGGAGTAGCAACAGATGTTTCTTATGGTGAATTTTCTAAAGTACCTAGAGAATCCAGCAAAGCTGATAATTTGAGTGGATCACTAAACTGTCGCTTGAAGCCCCCTACATCAAATGGTGTTTCAGGAAGAGATCCCGAGGGGGCCCTTTCTAGTCCTGTTCGGAGAGAATCTGGGCAAACAGTGAGTTCTTGCATGAAAGAAGCAAaggatctgaaacacatggcagaCAATCTGAAG AGTAAAGGCATGGACCGTGATAGCACTTCCTTGTACTTCAATGCAGCCTTGAAATTTCTCAAAGCTGCTTCATTGATGGAGCTTTGCAATGTCGAGAATGCAAGGCACGGAGAAATAACCCAGTCGATGTCTGTATACACAGATACTGCAAAGCTTTGCGA ATTTTGTGCTCACACATATGAGAGAAATAAGGAAATGGCAGCTGCTGCCCTGGCATATAAATGCATGGGAGTGGCACACATGAGGGTTGTTCACTCaaaaaatttatttataagtagagaTCAGCATGACCTGCAAATGGCTTTTCAGAGTGCTCCATCTG GGGATTCCCCATCATCATCAGCCTCAGATGTCGACAACTTAAATAACCATGCATTAATGGATAGAAGTGCTGCAAATCCTGGAAAGGTAGCTGGGTCACCTCAAGTACCTGCTGATCATGTGATTGCTGCTCGACATCGTGCTGTTTATGCTCGTGTGTTGCAATAT ACACGTGATACCATTGCTGCCGTTGAAGcatttaaaaaatcagaaaatgcaTTTTCAGTTGCCAATGGCAGTTTGGATGATGCCAGCCATGAATCAGCAGGAATATCTGCAGTGAAAAGAGTTATGGATTTCCACTTTAATGACATTGACACGCTGCTCCATCTTGTTAAGCGTGCCATGGATGAAATGTCTCATTAA